In the Ruminococcus sp. OA3 genome, one interval contains:
- the lspA gene encoding signal peptidase II, with translation MAEKKHGVIYWITGLVSVCILLGLDQWTKHLAVTHLAGQEDIILIPNILQLHYLENRGAAFGVLQNQQWIFIILCLLFLAFAVYAYAVIPKTKHYVPLNLITVVLVAGAFGNLIDRIRLKYVVDFVYVSAIDFPVFNVADIYVTVSAVLLFIYLIFFYREEDFTFLTFKKKNGQ, from the coding sequence ATGGCAGAAAAAAAACACGGGGTAATTTACTGGATCACCGGTCTGGTATCTGTATGCATCCTTTTGGGTCTGGATCAATGGACAAAACACCTGGCAGTTACGCATCTGGCCGGACAGGAAGACATTATTCTGATACCGAATATCCTTCAGCTGCACTATCTTGAAAACAGGGGTGCAGCTTTCGGGGTACTTCAGAACCAGCAATGGATATTTATCATTTTATGCCTGCTGTTCCTGGCTTTTGCTGTTTACGCCTATGCTGTAATTCCGAAAACAAAACATTATGTTCCACTGAACCTCATCACGGTTGTACTTGTCGCCGGAGCCTTCGGCAACCTGATAGACCGTATCCGTCTGAAATACGTGGTGGATTTCGTATATGTCTCCGCCATAGATTTTCCTGTTTTTAACGTAGCGGATATCTATGTCACAGTTTCCGCTGTGTTATTATTTATATACCTTATTTTTTTCTACAGGGAAGAAGATTTTACCTTTCTGACTTTCAAAAAGAAGAACGGACAGTAG
- the dtd gene encoding D-aminoacyl-tRNA deacylase → MRLVIQRVNEAKVTVDGEVIGSISKGLLVLIGISGQDTREMADRYLKKLISLRIFEDENGKTNLSLGDVGGELLMISQFTLYANCKKGNRPSFIEAGAPQIAEPLYEYMIKKARESVPVVESGSFGADMKVSLVNDGPFTIVLDESSL, encoded by the coding sequence ATGAGACTCGTCATACAGCGTGTAAATGAGGCAAAGGTAACGGTGGACGGAGAAGTGATCGGCAGCATTTCAAAGGGACTTCTTGTTCTCATCGGGATTTCCGGTCAGGACACCCGTGAGATGGCAGACCGATATCTGAAAAAGCTGATTTCCCTGCGTATCTTCGAGGATGAGAACGGAAAAACGAACCTGTCACTTGGAGATGTCGGCGGCGAACTTCTTATGATCTCGCAGTTCACCCTCTATGCAAACTGCAAAAAGGGAAACCGCCCCAGCTTCATAGAGGCGGGTGCCCCTCAGATCGCGGAGCCGCTCTATGAATATATGATCAAAAAGGCAAGAGAGAGCGTGCCCGTCGTTGAGAGCGGAAGCTTTGGGGCAGATATGAAAGTCTCACTTGTCAATGACGGTCCGTTTACGATAGTCTTAGACGAATCATCACTTTAA
- a CDS encoding RluA family pseudouridine synthase encodes MEIFNLTVREYEKNLRLDKYLSEQLKDISRSYLQKLIKDGAVAVNEGSQKSNYRLQSGDCIRITIPDDMQPDIAAEDIPLDILYEDDQLLVVNKAKGMVVHPSAGHYSQTLVNALLYHCGDSLSGINGVLRPGIVHRIDMDTTGALVVCKTDLAHQSLALQLQEHTITRRYRAIVLHNIKDDIGTVEGPIGRHPTDRKRMAINHKNGKTAVTHYRVLERFGQYTYIECRLETGRTHQIRVHMASIGHPLLGDAVYGPAKCPYHLQGQCLHAMVLGFRHPITEKYMEFTAPIPEYFNELLQKFR; translated from the coding sequence ATGGAAATTTTTAACTTAACAGTAAGGGAGTATGAAAAAAATCTGAGACTGGATAAATATCTTTCAGAACAGCTGAAAGATATTTCCCGGTCTTATTTACAAAAACTGATCAAAGACGGGGCGGTAGCGGTAAACGAAGGTAGTCAGAAGTCAAATTACAGGCTTCAGTCGGGTGACTGCATTCGTATCACAATTCCGGATGATATGCAGCCGGACATTGCAGCGGAAGACATCCCTCTTGATATTCTTTATGAGGATGACCAGCTTCTTGTTGTAAATAAAGCGAAAGGTATGGTTGTACATCCGTCTGCCGGACATTACAGCCAGACGCTCGTAAACGCCCTGCTTTACCATTGCGGGGATAGTTTAAGCGGAATCAACGGGGTGCTTCGTCCGGGGATCGTTCATCGAATCGATATGGACACGACCGGTGCACTTGTCGTATGTAAGACAGATCTGGCACACCAGTCACTGGCTTTACAGCTGCAGGAACATACGATCACAAGGCGATACCGTGCGATCGTGCTCCATAATATCAAAGATGATATCGGTACTGTCGAGGGACCGATCGGGCGTCACCCAACTGACCGAAAACGTATGGCGATCAATCATAAGAACGGAAAAACCGCAGTTACCCATTACCGCGTACTGGAACGTTTCGGTCAGTATACCTACATTGAATGCCGTCTTGAGACCGGACGTACACATCAGATCCGGGTGCATATGGCAAGTATCGGACATCCCCTTCTGGGTGACGCGGTGTATGGCCCGGCAAAATGTCCATATCATCTTCAGGGGCAATGCCTGCACGCCATGGTTTTGGGATTTCGTCATCCCATCACAGAGAAATACATGGAGTTTACAGCGCCTATTCCAGAATATTTTAATGAATTGTTACAAAAATTCAGATAA
- a CDS encoding YlmH/Sll1252 family protein — MAYERDIVTFTDFLDLNEQHIVNSLTRELAGVTHAGFGGYDMSERQITAFIPDALSYEWEYPICCLHIRPRDGRFAEPLSHRDYLGALLNLGIDRGMLGDLLIDESSAYLYCIDHMSQFIIQEMIRVRRTAVTAVRSETMEPAATRNFQEIKGTVASVRLDALISLAFQSSRSRMVPLIEGGKIFVNGRMVTSNGCTLKEGDVISVRGYGKFRFSGVVSKTKKGRCLVSISRYS; from the coding sequence ATGGCTTATGAACGGGATATTGTAACGTTCACGGATTTCCTGGACTTGAATGAACAGCATATAGTCAACAGCCTTACCAGAGAGCTTGCAGGCGTAACACATGCAGGCTTTGGGGGCTATGATATGTCAGAGCGTCAGATAACAGCTTTTATTCCTGATGCTCTTTCTTATGAATGGGAATATCCCATCTGCTGCCTGCACATCCGCCCGAGGGACGGACGGTTTGCGGAACCACTGTCACACCGCGATTACCTCGGGGCACTTTTGAATCTGGGAATTGACAGAGGCATGCTGGGTGATCTCCTGATCGATGAAAGCTCAGCGTACCTGTACTGTATTGACCATATGAGCCAGTTCATAATACAGGAGATGATACGTGTCCGCCGAACTGCCGTCACAGCAGTTCGGAGTGAAACCATGGAGCCGGCAGCCACCAGAAATTTCCAGGAGATAAAAGGAACCGTTGCCTCCGTACGACTGGATGCACTGATCTCTCTTGCATTTCAAAGTTCAAGGAGCAGGATGGTACCGCTTATCGAAGGTGGAAAAATATTTGTTAACGGAAGAATGGTCACATCAAACGGCTGCACGCTGAAGGAAGGCGACGTCATATCTGTCCGCGGATATGGAAAATTCCGGTTTTCGGGCGTCGTATCGAAGACTAAAAAAGGACGCTGTCTCGTATCGATCAGCCGTTACAGCTAG
- a CDS encoding ATP-binding protein — translation MKLQQLLSYTRKAVDEYQLIDEGDKIAVGISGGKDSLTMLYALHGLKRFYPKHFTMEAITVDLGHPGFELGRIHKLCETLEVPYTVVHTDIAKIIFEERKESNPCSLCAKMRKGALNEAIKKTGCNKVAYAHHKDDIIETMLLSLIFEGRFHSFSPKTYLDRMDLTVIRPLMFVDEMDIRGFQKRYELPVEKSPCPADGYTKREYAKNLVKQLTTENPGARERMFSAVLNGNIPGWPPRIKKS, via the coding sequence ATGAAATTACAGCAATTGCTCAGTTATACGCGGAAAGCCGTTGATGAATATCAGCTGATTGATGAGGGCGATAAGATCGCTGTCGGCATCTCAGGGGGAAAAGACAGCCTGACAATGCTCTATGCACTGCATGGATTGAAGCGTTTTTATCCGAAACATTTTACCATGGAGGCGATCACAGTAGATCTCGGGCATCCGGGCTTTGAACTCGGACGCATTCATAAACTCTGTGAAACGCTGGAAGTACCATACACGGTTGTGCATACGGATATTGCGAAAATTATTTTTGAAGAGCGAAAGGAGTCCAATCCCTGTTCACTCTGTGCAAAGATGCGTAAAGGTGCACTCAACGAAGCGATTAAAAAAACAGGCTGCAATAAAGTTGCATACGCTCATCATAAGGACGATATTATAGAAACCATGCTGCTCTCACTGATTTTTGAGGGACGTTTCCATTCATTTTCACCAAAGACGTACCTGGACAGAATGGACCTGACCGTTATACGCCCGCTGATGTTTGTCGATGAAATGGATATCCGGGGCTTTCAGAAACGGTATGAGCTTCCGGTAGAAAAGAGTCCGTGTCCCGCAGACGGATATACGAAACGGGAGTATGCCAAAAACCTTGTGAAACAGCTGACAACAGAAAATCCGGGGGCCAGAGAGAGAATGTTTTCCGCAGTATTGAACGGAAATATCCCCGGCTGGCCTCCCCGGATTAAAAAATCATGA
- the aroB gene encoding 3-dehydroquinate synthase, protein MEHRMTVKRAGEFTYDIEWHNTFEGLGNAVEKLSLMSRKACIVTDSTVGPLYLDAVSRQLSPLFETVTSFVFPSGEAQKTLDTVKKLYTHLIEEHYERKDILIALGGGVVGDLTGFTAATYLRGIDFIQIPTTLLSQVDSSVGGKTGVDFDCFKNMVGAFHQPRLVYMSMETLHSLPDVQFSCGMGEVLKSGLIRDLSYYDWTLAHSTELLAREDEALVRMIKGSCLIKKTVVEHDPTEQGERAVLNLGHTIGHAVEKLKHFEMLHGQCVALGTVAAAYISKERGLIGSDALKMIEHGNQMFGLPCRFEGLTSEEVLCATRSDKKMEQGKIKFILLNPLGHAVIDKTVTDDEMKAAIGYIQGE, encoded by the coding sequence ATGGAACATCGGATGACTGTAAAACGTGCGGGTGAGTTTACCTATGATATAGAATGGCACAACACCTTTGAGGGCCTTGGGAACGCTGTGGAGAAACTCTCTCTTATGAGCAGAAAAGCCTGTATTGTCACAGACAGTACGGTAGGCCCACTCTATTTGGATGCGGTGAGCAGACAGCTATCCCCTCTTTTTGAAACAGTTACATCTTTTGTCTTTCCGTCGGGTGAGGCGCAGAAAACACTGGATACGGTAAAGAAACTTTATACGCATCTGATCGAAGAACACTATGAACGTAAGGATATACTGATCGCCCTCGGCGGCGGTGTTGTGGGAGATCTGACGGGCTTTACGGCAGCCACGTATCTGCGCGGCATAGATTTCATTCAGATACCCACCACACTGTTGTCACAGGTGGACAGCAGTGTGGGTGGGAAAACAGGTGTTGACTTCGACTGTTTTAAAAATATGGTCGGAGCATTCCATCAGCCTCGTCTGGTCTATATGAGCATGGAAACCCTGCATTCACTTCCGGATGTACAGTTTTCCTGCGGTATGGGCGAAGTCTTAAAGTCCGGGCTGATACGGGACCTGTCTTATTATGATTGGACGCTGGCACACAGCACGGAACTGCTTGCGCGGGAAGATGAAGCACTGGTCAGGATGATAAAGGGCAGCTGTCTGATTAAAAAGACGGTTGTTGAGCATGATCCTACGGAGCAGGGGGAACGTGCCGTCTTAAATCTTGGCCATACCATAGGCCATGCTGTCGAAAAGCTAAAACATTTTGAAATGCTTCATGGTCAATGCGTTGCACTGGGCACAGTCGCAGCCGCATATATTTCCAAAGAGCGCGGTCTGATTGGCAGCGATGCACTGAAAATGATCGAACATGGCAATCAGATGTTTGGCCTGCCATGCCGTTTTGAAGGTCTGACTTCAGAAGAAGTTTTATGTGCAACACGGTCGGATAAAAAAATGGAACAGGGAAAAATCAAATTTATTCTGCTGAATCCTCTGGGACACGCTGTGATCGACAAGACTGTGACCGATGATGAGATGAAAGCAGCAATCGGTTATATACAGGGAGAGTAG
- a CDS encoding AI-2E family transporter, translating into MKFRWDKKYLYWGATAFVVLAAAMLFYFGIFHVDSLKSLFNKVYSILQPLIYGAAIAYILNPLVRFLEEQVFFRLIEKTGRKLTERLKKVVRMICVIFVILLLFLVIYGLIAMMVPELIKSITNIVENFPRYIRTAETWVTDLLKDNPDLEAYSLSLFTTISDKAETWLNQDLLPQVNEIVRNFSTGVYDVLIFLKNFLIGAMISIYMLYGKETFIARGKQFLYALRSTPENANRTIRDLQFVDRTFGGFVVGKIVDSIIIGLLCYIGMSVLKLPYTMLISVIIGITNVIPFFGPYIGAVPSAFLILLINPLQCLYFIIFILVLQQFDGNFLGPKILGDTTGLSSFMVIVAILVGGGLFGVFGMFVGVPVCAVICTIIGDRIQERLKKKKLPEDVTSYRNIDHLDQETHEPVFQNTMGTDDSKPFSKARRKDTDVPENEQKKKETDQEDEDS; encoded by the coding sequence ATGAAATTTCGTTGGGACAAAAAATACTTATACTGGGGCGCAACAGCATTTGTTGTTCTTGCTGCCGCCATGCTTTTCTATTTCGGCATCTTTCATGTCGATTCCTTAAAATCACTGTTCAATAAAGTATACAGCATTCTGCAGCCGCTGATTTACGGCGCAGCCATTGCCTATATTCTGAATCCGCTCGTCCGTTTTCTGGAAGAACAGGTCTTTTTCAGGTTAATTGAAAAGACAGGCCGGAAGCTTACGGAACGGCTGAAGAAAGTGGTGCGGATGATCTGTGTGATTTTCGTAATCCTTCTTCTCTTCCTGGTCATCTACGGTTTGATCGCAATGATGGTTCCGGAACTTATCAAAAGTATCACCAACATTGTAGAAAACTTTCCGCGCTATATCAGGACGGCGGAGACGTGGGTGACAGATCTTTTGAAGGATAATCCCGATCTGGAAGCGTATTCTCTCAGCCTGTTTACGACGATCTCCGATAAAGCGGAGACGTGGCTGAACCAGGATCTCCTCCCGCAGGTCAACGAGATCGTCAGGAATTTTTCTACCGGTGTCTATGATGTCCTGATATTTCTCAAGAATTTTTTGATCGGTGCTATGATTTCAATTTATATGCTGTACGGTAAAGAAACTTTTATCGCACGTGGGAAACAGTTTCTGTACGCCCTTCGCAGCACACCTGAAAATGCAAACCGTACGATCAGGGACCTGCAGTTTGTAGACCGGACTTTTGGCGGGTTTGTTGTCGGTAAGATCGTCGATTCCATAATCATCGGACTTCTCTGTTATATCGGCATGAGTGTCCTGAAACTGCCGTATACGATGCTGATCAGTGTGATCATCGGAATCACAAATGTGATCCCATTCTTCGGGCCGTATATCGGTGCAGTGCCGTCAGCATTTCTCATTCTGCTGATCAATCCGCTGCAGTGCCTTTATTTTATTATTTTTATTCTGGTGCTTCAGCAGTTTGACGGGAATTTTCTCGGACCCAAAATTCTTGGTGATACAACCGGACTGTCAAGCTTCATGGTCATCGTCGCTATTCTGGTCGGAGGGGGATTATTCGGTGTCTTCGGTATGTTCGTGGGCGTTCCTGTCTGTGCGGTCATATGCACGATCATTGGTGACCGGATCCAGGAGAGGTTAAAAAAGAAAAAGCTTCCGGAAGATGTGACATCATACCGGAATATCGACCATCTGGATCAGGAAACACATGAACCCGTGTTTCAGAATACGATGGGGACTGATGATTCAAAGCCATTCAGCAAAGCCAGGAGAAAAGATACCGATGTGCCGGAGAATGAACAGAAAAAGAAAGAAACAGATCAGGAGGATGAAGATTCATGA
- a CDS encoding DUF6070 family protein: MTRKIFLVIVLCVFSMSFSGCRTDSPSAGEEQQQDLGKTETEDETRIKELPLKGVKKDEELRLCMQGAERYADLYAKADKGTASNIVLDTKTIHQIVNRLGENGYPVSCSYFDCNLLNYQKLDECLRRAADGEAVTAEYYTVLSSGGLSRYALSFSEGILTIINTRADWTETNEPHVYYQQCYQVYDWKYTEKGWLITEKAKSINQEMDMHSLVRVLPLSEECRKFGETYILPIGYACSNLLYTDWSADTVTQLNLSGLFPAFYQMNTGRWPTEEDFPNDIPEAVFEETFIPHLPVTAQQLKALPEYQAGSSSYVWNQVGCGTKQLAFPPFPEVVKTAENSDGSVTLTVDAVSKENGTDCSFSHEVTLRIKEDGTAEYLKNRMLSS, translated from the coding sequence ATGACACGAAAAATATTTCTTGTAATTGTATTATGTGTTTTTTCCATGTCTTTCAGTGGCTGCCGTACTGACAGCCCCTCAGCAGGCGAAGAACAACAGCAGGACTTAGGCAAAACTGAAACAGAAGATGAGACACGGATTAAAGAACTTCCCCTCAAAGGCGTAAAAAAAGACGAGGAACTCCGGCTCTGTATGCAGGGAGCAGAACGGTACGCTGATCTCTATGCAAAGGCAGATAAAGGCACAGCTTCCAATATCGTGCTTGATACAAAGACAATTCATCAGATTGTAAATCGTCTGGGTGAGAATGGCTATCCTGTCAGCTGCAGTTATTTTGACTGTAATCTTCTCAATTACCAGAAACTTGATGAGTGTCTGAGACGGGCAGCGGATGGGGAAGCCGTCACCGCTGAATATTATACAGTGCTTTCCAGCGGAGGCCTGTCCCGGTATGCGCTTTCTTTTTCAGAAGGCATATTGACCATCATCAACACAAGGGCGGACTGGACCGAAACGAATGAACCTCACGTTTATTACCAGCAGTGCTATCAGGTGTACGATTGGAAATATACGGAAAAAGGCTGGCTGATCACGGAGAAGGCAAAGTCCATCAATCAGGAGATGGACATGCACTCTCTTGTCCGTGTTCTGCCGCTGTCAGAGGAATGCCGGAAGTTTGGAGAAACGTATATTCTGCCGATCGGATATGCCTGCAGTAATCTGCTTTATACTGACTGGAGTGCAGATACCGTCACTCAGCTTAATCTTTCTGGACTGTTTCCCGCTTTTTACCAGATGAATACCGGCAGATGGCCGACAGAAGAGGATTTTCCGAACGATATCCCGGAGGCGGTATTTGAAGAAACCTTTATCCCGCATCTGCCGGTTACCGCGCAGCAGCTGAAAGCGCTTCCGGAATATCAGGCTGGTTCTTCCTCATATGTGTGGAATCAGGTGGGGTGCGGCACAAAGCAGCTTGCATTTCCCCCATTTCCGGAAGTTGTGAAGACTGCTGAAAATTCTGATGGCAGCGTGACCTTAACTGTTGACGCTGTCTCGAAAGAAAATGGAACGGACTGTTCGTTCTCCCATGAGGTAACGCTGAGGATCAAGGAAGACGGTACAGCTGAATATCTGAAAAACAGGATGCTCTCATCTTAA
- a CDS encoding cytidylate kinase-like family protein — translation MKTNTIVTIGRQYGSGGREIGKRLAEDLGIPYYDKELLSRAAKDSGICEELFENHDEKPTNSFLYSLVMDTYSFGYTSAAFSDMPINQKVFLAQFNAIKAIADEGPCVLVGRCADYALEERDNCLSVFIHADLKKRIRKIAAKYDLTDSKAKDKITKIDKKRASYYNYYSSKKWGDAGSYNMSIDSGLFGIEGTIELIKRAIVEKEKR, via the coding sequence ATGAAAACAAATACTATTGTTACAATCGGAAGACAGTACGGAAGCGGCGGCAGAGAGATCGGCAAGCGACTGGCAGAAGACCTCGGAATTCCTTACTATGATAAAGAATTGCTGTCAAGGGCAGCAAAAGACAGTGGAATCTGTGAAGAGCTTTTCGAAAATCATGATGAAAAACCGACAAATAGTTTTCTTTACTCACTGGTCATGGATACTTATTCTTTCGGTTATACCTCAGCAGCGTTTTCTGACATGCCGATCAACCAGAAGGTCTTTCTGGCACAGTTTAATGCGATTAAAGCGATCGCTGATGAAGGTCCCTGCGTACTTGTCGGGAGGTGTGCCGATTATGCGCTGGAGGAGCGTGACAACTGTCTGAGTGTCTTTATCCATGCTGACCTTAAAAAAAGAATCCGCAAGATCGCCGCTAAGTATGATCTGACGGATTCCAAGGCCAAAGATAAAATCACCAAGATAGATAAAAAACGTGCCAGCTACTATAATTACTACAGCAGCAAAAAGTGGGGCGATGCCGGAAGCTACAATATGAGTATTGACAGCGGTCTCTTTGGCATTGAGGGCACGATTGAACTTATCAAACGCGCGATTGTGGAAAAAGAAAAACGCTGA
- a CDS encoding bifunctional diguanylate cyclase/phosphodiesterase, with protein sequence MQKKRIPILLSLAFICSGILAITSIYRLQGNARVINYAGVVRGATQRLIKQELLHRPNDDLIEQLDGIIAELMTGEGENNLIKLDSRDFQACMAAQREKWEDIKNEISDVRAGENSAHLFESSEEYFTLANDTVAAAEKYSERVVQQAAIGLLVLTVICVAAALITAWFTAAQNKRQLALKKAEDENRRKSEYLSTMSKQLQAPMNDISELLYVADIENYDLLFLNEAGQRNFHVNEFQPGMKCYKVLQGMDAPCPFCTNHLLREGEIYTWEYTNPIIGRHYLLKDRLIEWDGRNARMEIAFDTTESENEKIQLKYMLDAEKMVMECVRTLYQEHDFAVAVSQVLAHLGIFLSAERSYILNIRDDLLYNDYEWCADHVAPQKDFLQAVPLSLMERWYPYFETKGCVEIENIELIRESSPAEYHVLKEQDIKSLVVAPLEHDGKLEGCIGVDNPPADKMQNIGPLLQTLCYFLLLAKRRSENETQLSLLSYHDMLTSFYNRNRYIKDVEALKESRHPVGIIYLDINGLKDINDRHGHAFGDQILAESANRMKQVFEHGQFYRIGGDEFVIICQHMPRDQFEYSVRKLRLSFQRDELIHAAIGAKWAEEYEDIQHLISDADAKMYEDKKEYYRKHSTSNRYRHHSDEVLRLADPHVLQQEIHSNHFVVYLQPKVSSSDYTMVGAEALIRYQPKEESLLMPASFLPLLEETQLISKLDFYVFEFVCARISSWADQSKILFPVSVNFSRFSLAQLSFVEHLTDICKKYGVSPGLLEIEVTESVCEVEGIDISVLTSELQRAGFNVALDDFGTEYANLELLSSVAFDVLKLDKSMVSNLTDNKRAQSIVKSIVELCAKLGTRVVAEGIESEEQLALLKSCGVEVMQGFYFSRPIPAEEYESQYVKDTPGD encoded by the coding sequence ATGCAGAAGAAACGCATCCCCATTTTATTGTCACTGGCTTTCATTTGTTCCGGGATCCTGGCAATTACATCCATTTACCGGCTTCAGGGAAATGCACGCGTGATCAATTATGCCGGTGTTGTGCGGGGAGCAACACAAAGACTAATCAAGCAGGAGCTGTTACACCGGCCGAACGATGATCTCATCGAACAGCTGGACGGCATCATTGCTGAACTGATGACGGGCGAGGGTGAAAATAACCTGATCAAATTGGACAGCAGGGATTTTCAGGCATGTATGGCAGCTCAGCGGGAGAAGTGGGAGGATATCAAAAACGAGATATCGGACGTACGTGCAGGAGAGAACAGTGCACATCTTTTTGAAAGCAGCGAGGAGTATTTTACGCTTGCCAACGATACGGTTGCGGCTGCAGAAAAGTATTCCGAGCGTGTTGTACAGCAGGCTGCCATAGGACTTCTGGTGCTTACTGTAATCTGCGTTGCGGCGGCTCTGATCACGGCATGGTTCACTGCAGCTCAGAATAAACGGCAACTGGCATTAAAGAAGGCGGAAGACGAAAACAGGAGAAAGAGTGAGTATCTTTCAACCATGTCAAAACAGCTGCAGGCACCCATGAACGATATTTCTGAGCTTCTGTACGTGGCAGATATAGAAAACTACGATTTACTGTTTTTAAATGAGGCCGGACAGCGCAATTTTCATGTGAATGAGTTTCAGCCTGGTATGAAATGCTATAAGGTTCTGCAGGGAATGGACGCCCCATGTCCATTCTGCACGAACCACCTGCTGAGGGAAGGTGAAATCTATACCTGGGAATACACGAATCCGATTATAGGCCGGCACTATCTGCTGAAAGACCGTCTGATTGAATGGGACGGCAGAAATGCCCGGATGGAGATCGCCTTTGATACCACAGAGTCCGAAAACGAAAAAATTCAGTTGAAATATATGTTAGATGCGGAAAAAATGGTGATGGAATGTGTTCGCACACTTTATCAGGAGCACGACTTTGCTGTTGCCGTCAGCCAGGTCCTTGCACATCTGGGGATATTTCTCTCTGCAGAACGTTCCTATATCCTGAATATCAGGGATGATCTGCTTTACAATGATTATGAGTGGTGTGCCGATCATGTGGCACCGCAGAAAGACTTTCTGCAGGCAGTGCCGCTGTCCCTCATGGAACGCTGGTATCCTTATTTTGAAACAAAGGGATGCGTGGAGATCGAGAATATCGAACTGATCAGGGAGAGTTCACCGGCAGAATACCACGTCCTGAAAGAACAGGATATTAAAAGTCTCGTGGTCGCCCCTTTGGAACACGACGGCAAACTGGAAGGATGTATCGGCGTTGACAATCCGCCTGCAGATAAGATGCAGAATATTGGCCCGCTGCTGCAGACACTCTGTTATTTTCTGTTGCTGGCGAAACGCCGCTCGGAAAATGAAACGCAGCTCTCGCTACTGAGTTATCACGATATGCTGACCTCATTTTATAACCGGAACCGTTATATCAAAGATGTGGAAGCACTGAAAGAGAGCAGGCATCCGGTAGGCATCATCTATCTGGACATCAATGGTCTGAAGGATATCAACGACCGTCATGGACATGCGTTTGGCGATCAAATACTCGCCGAAAGTGCTAATCGCATGAAACAGGTTTTCGAACATGGACAGTTCTACCGAATCGGAGGTGATGAGTTCGTGATCATCTGTCAGCATATGCCCCGCGACCAGTTTGAATATAGCGTTCGCAAACTAAGGCTTTCTTTCCAGCGCGACGAGCTGATTCATGCGGCGATCGGTGCAAAATGGGCAGAAGAGTATGAGGACATTCAACATCTGATCTCAGATGCCGATGCTAAAATGTACGAAGACAAAAAAGAGTATTACCGGAAACATTCAACGTCCAACCGCTATCGCCATCACAGCGATGAAGTGCTTCGCCTTGCGGATCCTCACGTTCTGCAGCAGGAGATCCACAGCAACCATTTTGTTGTATACCTGCAGCCGAAAGTATCCTCCAGCGACTATACGATGGTAGGCGCTGAAGCGCTGATCCGCTATCAGCCAAAAGAGGAGTCACTTCTGATGCCGGCAAGCTTCCTTCCTCTGCTTGAGGAAACACAGCTGATCAGCAAGCTGGACTTTTATGTGTTTGAATTCGTCTGTGCGCGGATCAGCAGCTGGGCGGATCAGAGTAAAATCCTGTTTCCCGTTTCGGTCAACTTCTCGCGCTTTTCACTCGCGCAGCTTTCTTTTGTCGAGCATCTGACTGACATCTGCAAAAAGTACGGCGTATCTCCCGGCCTTCTTGAGATAGAGGTTACAGAAAGCGTCTGCGAAGTTGAAGGAATTGATATTTCTGTCCTGACCAGTGAACTTCAGCGGGCAGGTTTTAATGTGGCTCTTGATGACTTCGGGACGGAGTACGCAAATCTTGAACTCCTTTCATCAGTGGCATTTGACGTCCTGAAACTGGATAAGAGTATGGTAAGCAATCTGACAGATAATAAAAGGGCTCAGTCGATTGTGAAGTCAATTGTTGAATTATGTGCCAAACTGGGAACAAGGGTGGTTGCTGAAGGCATTGAAAGTGAAGAACAGCTGGCACTGCTGAAATCCTGCGGCGTCGAAGTCATGCAGGGCTTTTATTTCAGCAGGCCGATCCCTGCAGAAGAGTATGAATCTCAATATGTAAAAGATACTCCCGGGGACTAG